Genomic DNA from Oncorhynchus keta strain PuntledgeMale-10-30-2019 unplaced genomic scaffold, Oket_V2 Un_contig_5454_pilon_pilon, whole genome shotgun sequence:
TTGGTATGGTGATATTATAATTtagtggtgatattataatctagtggtgatattataatctagtggtgtatTCAGTATGTTCATGGTGTCCAGTGGAGCATTCAGTATGTTGGTATGGTGATAGTGGTGATAATCTAgtggtgtattcagtgtgttggtatggtgatattataatctagtggtgatattataatctagtggtgatattataatctagtggtgatattataatctagtggtgtattcagtgtgttggtatggtgatattataatctagtggtgatattataatcagtggtgatattataatctagtggtgatattataatctagtggtgtattcagtgtgttggtatggtgatattataatccagtggtgatattataatctagtggtgtattcagtgtgttggtatggtgatattataatatagtggtgtattcagtgttggtatagtgatattataatctagtggtgatattataatctagtagtgatattataatctagtggtgtattcagtgtgttggtatggtgatattataatctagtggtgatgTTATAATCTAGtagtgatattataatctagtggtgtattcagtgtgttggtatggtgtataatcagtggtgttggtgtattcagtgtgttggtatggtgatattataatatagtggtgtattcagtgtgttggtatagtgatattataatctagtggtgatattataatctagtagtgatattataatctagtggtgtattcagtgtgttggtatggtgatattataatctagtggtgatgttataatctagtggtgtattcagtgtgatattataatctagtggtgtattcaatgtgttggtatggtgatattataatctagtggtgtattcagtgtgttggtatagtgatattataatctagtggtgatattataatctagtagtgatattataatctagtggtgtattcagtgtgttggtattgtgatattataatctagtggtgatattataatctagtggtgatattataatctagtagtgatattataatctagtggtgtattcagtgtgttggtatggtgatattataatctagtggtgatgttataatctagtggtgtattcagtgtgttggtatggtgatattataatctagtggtgtattcagtgtgttggtatagtgatattataatctagtggtgatattataatctagtagtgatattataatctagtggtgtattcagtgtgttggtatggtgatattataatctagtggtgatattataatctagtggtgtattcagtgtgttggtatggtgatattataatatagtggtgtattcagtgtgttggtatggtgatattataatctagtggtgatgTTACAATCTAGTGGTGTATTCAGTGTTGgtatggtgatattataatctagtggtgtattcagtgtgttggtatagtgatattataatctagtggtgatattataatctagtagtgatattataatctagtggtgtattcagtgtgttggtatggtgatattataatctagtggtgtattcagtgtgttggtatggtgATATTATAATATAGTGGTGTATTCGGTGTGTTGGTAtagtgatattataatctagtggtgatgttataatctagtggtgtattcagtgtgttggtatggtgataatataatctagtggtgtattcagtgtgttggtatagtgatattataatctagtggtgatatTGTAATCTAGTGGTGTATTCAGTATGTTGGcatggtgatattataatctagcggtgtattcagtgtgttggtatggtgatattataatctagtggtgatattataatctagtggtgatattataatctagtggtgatattataatctagtggtgatattataatctagtggtgatattataatctagtggtgtattcagtgtgttggtatggtgatattataatctagtggtaatattataatctagtggtgtatggtgatattatggtatggtgatattataatatagtggtgtattcagtgtgttggtatagtgatattataatctagtggtgatattataatctagtagtgatattataatctagtggtgtattcagtgtgttggtatggtgatattataatctagtggtgatgttataatctagtggtgtattcagtgtgttggtatggtgatattataatctagtggtgtattcaatgtgttggtatggtgatattataatctagtggtgatgTTATAATCTAGtagtgatattataatctagtggtgtattcagtgtgttggtatggtgatattataatctagtggtgtatTCAGCGAGTTGGTATgttgatattataatctagtggtgtattcagtgtgttggtatggtgatattataatctagtggtgtattcagtgtgttggtatagtgatattataatctagtggtgatattataatctagtagtgatattataatctagtggtgtattcagtgtgttggtatggtgatattataatctagtggtgatgttataatctagtggtgtattcagtgtgttggtatggtgatattataatctagtggtgtattcaatgtgttggtatggtgatattataatctagtggtgtattcagtgtgttggtatagtgatattataatctagtggtgatattataatctagtagtgatattataatctagtggtgtattcagtgtgttggtattgtgatattataatctagtggtgatattataatctagtggtgatattataatctagtagtgatattataatctagtggtgtattcagtgtgttggtatggtgatattataatctagtggtgatgttataatctagtggtgtattcagtgtgttggtatggtgatattataatctagtggtgtattcagtgtgttggtatagtgatattataatctagtggtgatattataatagTAGTGATATTATAATCAgtggtgtattcagtgtgttggtatggtgatattataatctagtggtgatattataatctagtggtgtattcagtgtgttggtatggtgatattataatatagtggtgtattcagtgtgttggtatggtgatattataatctagtggtgatgTTACAATCTAGTGGTGTATTCAGTGTTGgtatggtgatattataatctagtggtgtattcagtgtgttggtatagtgatattataatctagtggtgatattataatctagtagtgatattataatctagtggtgtattcagtgtgttggtatggtgatattttaatctagtggtgatattataatctagtggtgtattcagtgtgttggtatggtgatattataatatagtggtgtattcagtgtgttggtatagtgatattataatctagtggtgatgttataatctagtggtgtattcagtgtgttggtatggtgatattataatctagtggtgtattcagtgtgttggtatggtgatattataatctagtggtgtattcagtgtgttggtatagtgatattataatctagtggtgatatTGTAATCTATATTCAGTATGTTGGcatggtgatattataatctagcggtgtattcagtgtgttggtatggtgatattataatctagtggtgatattataatctagtggtgatattataatctagtggtgatattataatctagtggtgatattataatctagtggtgatattataatctagtggtgtattcagtgtgttggtatggtgatattataatctagtggtaatattataatatagtatggtgatattataatcACGTGGTGATATTATAATATAGTGGATGGTATtcagtgtgttggtatggtgatattataatctagtggtgatattataatctagtggtgtattcagtatgttggtatggtgatattataatctagtggagTATTCAGTATGTTGgtatggtgatattataatctagtggtgatattataatctagtggtgtattcagtgtgttggtatggtgatattataatctagtggtgatattataatctagtggtgatattataatctagtggtgatattataatctagtggtgatattataatctagtggtgatattataatctagtggtgatattataatctagtggtgatattataatctagtagtgatattataatctagtggtgtattcagtgtgttggtatggtgatattataatctagtggtgatattataatctagtggtgatattataatctagtggtgatattataatctagtggtgatattataatctagtggtgtattcagtgtgttggtatggtgatattataatctagtggtgatattataatctagtggtgatattataatctagtggtaatattataatctagtggtgatattataatctactGTTGTAGtcagtgtgttggtatggtgatattataatctagtggtgatgttataatctagtggtgtattcagtgtgttggtatggtgatattataatctagtggtgtattcagtgtgttggtatggtgatattataatctagtggtgtattcagtgtgttggtatagtgatattataatctagtggtgatattataatctagtagtgatattataatctagtggtgtattcagtgtgttggtatggtgatattataatctagtggtgatattataatctagtggtgtattcagtgtgttggtatggtgatattataatatagtggtgtattcagtgtgttggtatagtgatattataatctagtggtgatgttataatctagtggtgtattcagtgtgttggtatggtgatattataatctagtggtgtattcagtgtgttggtatggtgatattataatctagtggtgtattcagtgtgttggtatagtgatattataatctagtggtgatatTGTAATCTAGTGGTGTATTCAGTATGTTGGcatggtgatattataatctagcggtgtattcagtgtgttggtatggtgatattataatctagtggtgatattataatctagtggtgatattataatctagtggtgatattataatctagtggtgtattcagtgtgttggtatggtgatattataatctagtggtgatattataatctagtggtgatattataatctagtggtgatattataatctagtggtgtattcagtgtgttggtatggtgatattataatctagtggtaatattataatatagtgttggtatggtgatattataatcACGTGGTGATATTATAATATAGTGGAGTATTCAGTGTGTTGGTATGgcgatattataatctagtggtgatattataatctagtggtgatattataatctagtggtgtattcagtatgttggtatggtgatattataatctagtggtgatattataatctagtggtgtattcagtgtgttggtatggtgatattataatctagtggtgatattataatctagtggtgatattataatctagtggtaatattataatctagtggtgatattataatatagtgatgatattataatctagtggtgatattataatctagtggtgatattataatctagtggtgatattataatctagtggagtattcagtgtgttggtatggtgatattataatctagtggtgatattataatctagtggtgatattataatctagtggtgatattataatctagtggtaatattataatctagtggtgtattcagtgtgttggtatagtgatattataatctagtggtgatattataatctagtggtgatattataatctagtggtaatattataatctagtggtgtattcagtgtgttggtatggtgatattataatctagtggtgtattcagtgtgttggtatggtgatattataatctagtggtgtattcagtgtgttggtatagtgatattataatctagtggtgatattataatctagtagtgatattataatctagtggtgtattcagtgtgttggtatggtgatattataatctagtggtgtattcagtgtgttggtatggtgatattataatatagtggtgtattcagtgtgttggtatagtgatattataatctagtggtgatatTGTAATCTAGTGGTGTATTCAGTATGTTGGcatggtgatattataatctagtggtgtattcagtgtgttggtatggtgataatataatctagtggtgtattcagtgtgttggtatagtgatattataatctagtggtgatatTGTAATCTAGTGGTGTATTCAGTATGTTGGcatggtgatattataatctagcggtgtattcagtgtgttggtatggtgatattataatctagtggtgatattataatctagtggtgatattataatctagtggtgatattataatctagtggtgtattcagtgtgttggtatggtgatattataatctagtggtgatattataatctagtggtgatattataatctagtggtgatattataatctagtggtgtattcagtgtgttggtatggtgatattataatctagtggtaaTATTATAATATAGTGTTGGgtatggtgatattataatcACGTGGTGATATTATAATATAGTGGAGTATTCAGTGTGTTGGTATGgcgatattataatctagtggtgatattataatctagtggtgatattataatctagtggtgtattcagtatgttggtatggtgatattataatctagtggtgatattataatctagtggtgtattcagtgtgttggtatggtgatattataatctagtggtgatattataatctagtggtgatattataatctagtggtaatattataatctagtggtgatattataatatagtgatgatattataatctagtggtgatattataatctagtggtgatattataatctagtggagtattcagtgtgttggtatggtgatattataatctagtggtgatattataatctagtggtgatattataatctagtggtgatattataatatagtgatgatattataatctagtggtgatattataatctagtggtgatattataatctagtggtgatattataatctagtggagtattcagtgtgttggtatggtgatattataatctagtggtaatattataatctagtggtgtattcagtgtgttggtatagtgatattataatctagtggtgatattataatctagtggtgatattataatctagtggtaatattataatctagtggtgtattcagtgtgttggtatagtgatattataatctagtggtgatattataatctagtggtgatattataatctagtggtaatattataatctagtggtgtattcagtgtgttggtatggtgatattataatctagtggtgatattataatctagtggtgatattataatctagtggtaatattataatctagtggtgatattataatatagtgatgatattataatctagtggtaatattataatctagtggtgtattcagtatgttggtatggtgatattataatctagtggtgtatTCAGTATGTTGGTAtagtgatattataatctagtggtgtatTCAGTATGTTGGTAtagtgatattataatctagtggtgatattataatctactGTTGTAGtcagtgtgttggtatggtgatattataatctagtggagTATTCAATATTCCGACTCTTCCTCTCTAGCCAAACTATGATTTGTTAGTTCCAAGATACTGCTCCCGCCCCTCTACTATATCCACTCTGTGATTGGCTACCGGGGGTTACCGTGAGCTGCAGCTGCAGGTCGAGGCCTGTGATAGGCTGCAGGCGGAAGGTCAAGAGGTCGAGGCTGGACTGAGTGTGCTCAGAGACGGGGAACTCAAACAGGAAGGAGAAGAAGGCCAAAAGGTCTGTGTtggtgttgtagagagagaaCTCCACAAACACAGCCCGTGtcctggtaacacacacacacacaggcacgtacgcacgcatgcacacacacacagagagagagagacacacacacacacacacagagagagagagagagagagagagagagagagagagagagagagagagagagagagagagagattagagagagagagagagagagagagatagagagagagagagagagagagagagagagagagagagagagagagagatatgaagagagagagagagtgagagagagagagagagagacagagagagagagacagagagagacatagagagagagagagagagagagagagatagagagagagagagacacacacacacacagaggagagagagagagagagagagacacacacacacacagacagagagggagagagacacacacacagagggagagagagagagagagagacacacacacacacacacacagacagagagagagagagacacacacacacagaggagagagagagagagacacacacacacagacagagagagacacacacacacacacacacacacacacgcacacgcacacgcacacgcacacgcacacacacacacacacgcacacgcacacacacacacacacacacacacacacacacacacacacacacacacacacacacacagagagacacacacacacagagggagagagagagagacacacacacacagagaggagagagagagagagagagacacacacacacacagacagagagagagacacacacacagagacagagggaacacacacagagacagagagagacacacacacacacagagacagagagagagagacacacacacacagagggtgagagagagagagagagagacacacacacacacacacacacacacacgcacacgcacacgcacacgcacacacacacacacgcacacacacacacacacacacacacacacacacacacacacacagagagagacacacacacacagagggagagagagagacacacacacacagaggagagagagagagagagagacacacacacacacagacagagagagagacacacacacagagacagagagagacacacacacacagagagagagagagagacacacacacacacagacagagagagagagagacacacacacacagagagagagagagagagagagagacacacacacacacacacagagagagagagagagacacacacacacacacacacagacagagagagagagacacacacacacagagagagagagagagagagacacacacacacacacagacagagagagagagagacacacacacacacacacacacacacacacacacacacacacacacacacacacacacacacacacacacacacacacacacacacacacacacacacacacacacacacacacacacacacacacagagagagagacacacacacacagaggggagagagagagacacacacacacagaggagagagagagagagagacacacacacacacagacagagacacacacacagagacagagagagagacacacacacagagacagagagagagacacacacagagacagagagagagacacacacacagagacagagagagagacacacacacagagacagagagagagacacacacacagagacagagagagacacacacacacagagggagagagagagagacacacacacacacagacagagagagagacacacacacagagacagagagagacacacacacagagacagagagagagacacacacacagagacagagagagagacatcgaaAGTCAGACAAGCACTCAAATTCAGATTCAAATGGCATCACTGAAATGtccgttccctccctccctccctccctccctccctccctccctccctccctccctccctccctccctccctccctccctccacctccctccctccctcttacaTGTGGTCCATCCAGTGTAACTGCTGTAGGTGCTGTAGTGATGTTCTGGTCTCCTCTATGTTCCTGTTCAGCTGTTGGACGAAACCTCCGCTCCCGTACACCATCACCTGACCCCAACGCCACgctctgggggagagagaggggggatggaaagaggggaggaagggagaggggggatggaaagaggggaggaagggagagaaatagaggctCAAGAAAGACAGCAATGACAAAAGAGGATCAACCCATCTttattttccctccctccctccctccctcctccctccctccctccctccctcctccctccctccctcccctctctctccctccctccctccttacccgTTGTCATCAGCTGTGTGTAAGGTCCAGTTCTGGGTCAGCTTCCTGTGTACTGCTGAGGCAGTCAACCCCTCTCCCCAGCCTGCTGCTCCTGCCCCATGGATGGAACCTGGAGAGA
This window encodes:
- the LOC127925344 gene encoding polycystin-2-like → MSMSLSCRREDVWAWLSGSLLPRLLDSTTLMQETGSVLLGTPRLRQIRDVSLFSPGSIHGAGAAGWGEGLTASAVHRKLTQNWTLHTADDNGAWRWGQVMVYGSGGFVQQLNRNIEETRTSLQHLQQLHWMDHMTRAVFVEFSLYNTNTDLLAFFSFLFEFPVSEHTQSSLDLLTFRLQPITGLDLQLQLTVTPGSQSQSGYSRGAGAVSWN